One stretch of Sinomonas terrae DNA includes these proteins:
- the lepA gene encoding translation elongation factor 4, with protein MSPQARTAPVPAATDPSIIRNFCIIAHIDHGKSTLADRMLQFTGVVQPRDMKAQYLDRMDIERERGITIKSQAVRMPWEVEDVSYALNMIDTPGHVDFTYEVSRSLAACEGAVLLVDAAQGIEAQTLANLYLAMENDLHIIPVLNKIDLPAAQPEKYAEELANLIGGDPAEVLKVSGKTGVGVEGLLDRIVQDIPAPVGDAKAPARAMIFDSVYDTYRGVVTYVRVVDGALSPRERIQMMSTKASHELLEIGVISPEPIPSKGLGVGEVGYLITGVKDVRQSKVGDTVTNLSRPAAQSLGGYEDPKPMVFSGLYPLDGSDYPDLRDALDKLKLNDAALVYEPETSAALGFGFRVGFLGLLHLEIVRERLEREFNLDLISTAPNVIYEVTLEDKSVVTVTNPSEFPTGKVKEVREPMVSATILAPNEFVGAIMELCQGRRGQMKGMDYLSEDRVELRYWMPLAEIVFDFFDQLKSKTRGYASLDWKAEGEQAADLVKVDILLQGEQVDAFSAITHRDKAYSYGVMMTSKLRELIPRQQFEVPIQAAIGSRIIARENIRAIRKDVLAKCYGGDITRKRKLLEKQKEGKKRMKMVGRVEVPQEAFIAALTTDESKDKAKK; from the coding sequence GTGTCTCCACAGGCCCGCACCGCACCGGTGCCCGCCGCGACCGATCCGTCGATCATCCGCAACTTTTGCATCATCGCCCACATCGACCACGGCAAGTCGACCCTCGCGGACCGCATGCTGCAGTTCACCGGGGTCGTGCAGCCGCGCGATATGAAGGCGCAGTACCTCGATCGCATGGACATCGAGCGCGAACGCGGGATCACGATCAAGTCCCAGGCGGTCCGCATGCCATGGGAGGTCGAGGACGTCTCGTATGCGCTCAACATGATCGACACCCCCGGCCACGTCGACTTCACGTACGAGGTGTCGCGATCACTGGCCGCGTGCGAGGGAGCGGTTCTGCTCGTCGACGCTGCGCAGGGCATCGAGGCCCAGACGCTTGCGAACCTGTACCTCGCCATGGAGAACGACCTCCATATCATCCCGGTCCTGAACAAGATCGACCTCCCCGCGGCCCAGCCTGAGAAGTACGCCGAAGAACTCGCCAACCTGATCGGTGGCGATCCGGCTGAGGTTCTGAAGGTCTCGGGGAAGACCGGAGTGGGCGTGGAGGGCCTCCTCGACCGCATTGTGCAGGACATCCCAGCCCCCGTCGGCGATGCCAAGGCTCCCGCCCGGGCGATGATCTTCGACTCGGTCTACGACACGTATCGGGGTGTTGTGACCTACGTGCGCGTGGTCGACGGCGCGCTCTCGCCGCGCGAGCGAATCCAGATGATGTCCACGAAGGCCAGCCACGAGCTCCTCGAGATCGGGGTGATCTCGCCCGAGCCCATCCCGAGCAAGGGCCTCGGGGTTGGCGAGGTCGGCTATCTCATCACGGGCGTGAAGGACGTGCGGCAGTCCAAGGTCGGCGATACCGTCACGAACCTCTCCCGCCCGGCGGCGCAGTCCCTCGGCGGCTACGAGGACCCCAAGCCGATGGTCTTCTCGGGCCTCTACCCACTGGACGGCTCCGACTACCCCGATCTCCGGGATGCCCTGGACAAGCTCAAGCTCAACGACGCGGCGCTCGTCTACGAACCCGAGACGTCGGCGGCGCTCGGCTTCGGCTTCCGCGTCGGCTTCCTCGGGCTGCTGCATCTGGAAATCGTGCGCGAGCGCCTCGAGCGCGAGTTCAATCTCGACCTCATCTCGACTGCTCCGAACGTCATCTACGAGGTCACCCTCGAAGACAAGTCGGTTGTCACGGTCACCAACCCGAGCGAGTTCCCGACGGGCAAGGTCAAGGAAGTCCGGGAGCCGATGGTTTCGGCCACCATCCTCGCCCCGAACGAATTCGTCGGCGCGATCATGGAGCTCTGCCAGGGCCGTCGCGGCCAGATGAAGGGTATGGACTACCTGTCCGAGGACCGCGTCGAGCTGCGCTACTGGATGCCTCTCGCGGAGATCGTGTTCGACTTCTTCGACCAGCTCAAGTCGAAGACACGCGGGTACGCCTCGCTCGACTGGAAGGCCGAGGGAGAGCAGGCCGCGGACCTCGTCAAGGTCGACATCCTCCTCCAGGGCGAGCAGGTCGACGCCTTCAGCGCCATCACCCACCGCGACAAGGCCTATTCGTACGGGGTCATGATGACCTCGAAGCTGCGCGAGCTCATTCCGCGTCAGCAGTTCGAGGTGCCGATCCAGGCGGCGATCGGCTCCCGCATCATCGCGCGCGAGAACATCCGCGCCATCCGCAAGGACGTCCTCGCAAAGTGCTACGGCGGTGACATCACCCGCAAGCGCAAGCTCTTGGAGAAGCAGAAAGAGGGCAAGAAGCGCATGAAGATGGTGGGCCGCGTGGAGGTTCCCCAGGAGGCGTTCATCGCGGCGCTGACCACGGACGAATCGAAGGACAAGGCCAAGAAGTAG
- a CDS encoding ComEC/Rec2 family competence protein, translated as MLRTNAAWLPANAAGLVPALAVGDRSRLDPELEGSLRVAGLTHLTAVSGANFAILLGTVVLGLRALRVPRKVVHAVCGAVLVCFVWIVGPEPSVLRAGAMGVVSLVALASGRTGAGAAALSAAVIAVVLTDPALSVSFGFALSVLATLGITLLARPLAARLSARLPPWLAAALSVPLSAQLLCGPVLVLLGPSFQTWSLAANLVVAPLVPPITVAATLALAAGPLCPPLAWAATAIAGLPAELLAGAAQAFANLPGARLPWAEGPVGAVAMALGSAATTALVWGLGHRRRT; from the coding sequence ATGCTGCGCACCAATGCAGCGTGGCTTCCGGCCAACGCCGCCGGACTTGTCCCTGCCCTCGCTGTAGGCGACCGGAGCCGCCTCGATCCCGAACTCGAGGGCTCTCTGCGCGTCGCGGGCCTTACCCATTTGACCGCGGTTAGTGGCGCGAATTTTGCGATTTTGTTGGGGACGGTCGTGCTGGGCCTCAGGGCTCTCAGGGTTCCGCGGAAGGTGGTCCACGCTGTGTGCGGCGCAGTCCTGGTGTGCTTCGTCTGGATTGTGGGCCCCGAGCCCAGTGTTCTCCGAGCCGGGGCGATGGGCGTCGTCTCACTCGTGGCCCTGGCCTCGGGGCGGACCGGCGCCGGCGCGGCAGCTCTCTCGGCCGCGGTCATCGCGGTCGTGCTGACGGACCCTGCCCTCTCCGTCAGCTTCGGCTTCGCACTGTCTGTTCTCGCCACGCTCGGGATCACGCTCCTCGCTCGCCCGCTGGCCGCGCGGCTCTCTGCGCGGCTGCCGCCGTGGCTGGCGGCAGCCCTTTCGGTGCCGCTCTCGGCGCAGCTCCTGTGCGGCCCAGTGCTCGTCCTGCTCGGGCCCTCGTTCCAGACGTGGTCGCTCGCGGCCAATCTCGTCGTGGCCCCGCTCGTCCCTCCGATCACCGTTGCTGCAACTCTCGCTCTGGCGGCCGGACCACTGTGCCCGCCCCTTGCCTGGGCGGCGACGGCGATCGCAGGGCTTCCGGCAGAACTGCTGGCGGGTGCGGCCCAAGCTTTCGCGAACCTGCCGGGAGCCCGCCTCCCATGGGCAGAGGGACCTGTGGGTGCCGTGGCAATGGCGCTCGGCTCCGCAGCCACCACAGCCCTCGTGTGGGGTCTCGGACATCGCCGTCGAACGTAG
- a CDS encoding globin domain-containing protein has protein sequence MDSNALKRTWSIATAQGDEVPLYFYSHLFAHHPELREMFPVAMGAQRDKLFAALGHIISRVDRIDEVNGFLGQLGRDHRRFAVVPEHYSMLGSSFLATLQRFVGAEWTEQVAADWAEAYGLIAKVMVIAAEDASDETPPWWDGEVTAVERRSLDVAVLQVRLPHDFAYAPGQSAAVEVPALPRTWRYLSPANAQRADGTVEFHVQLVPGGLFSTAAVRKTNPGDVLRIGAPVGDQLKAEAGRDLLLVAGGTGLAPLSAVLDSAATQWRENGSGPRVDLFHGARVPWNLYDQPRLTALAAHEPWFSFHPVVSDDATFPGLKGKVGSAAATHASSSGRLALVCGSGPMVAHAVSELVGSGVPRGDIRYEDYTGIEDNSSPTGEEQLEGTR, from the coding sequence ATGGATTCGAATGCCCTGAAGCGGACGTGGTCCATCGCGACCGCCCAGGGGGACGAGGTTCCGCTGTACTTCTACTCGCACCTCTTCGCCCACCACCCAGAGCTGCGGGAGATGTTCCCGGTGGCGATGGGCGCCCAGCGGGACAAGCTGTTTGCTGCACTGGGTCATATCATCAGCCGCGTGGACCGGATCGATGAGGTCAACGGATTCCTCGGCCAGCTCGGACGCGACCACCGACGATTCGCGGTCGTCCCGGAGCATTATTCGATGCTGGGTTCCTCGTTCCTGGCTACCCTCCAGCGCTTCGTGGGAGCCGAGTGGACCGAGCAGGTCGCGGCGGACTGGGCGGAGGCCTACGGGCTCATCGCCAAGGTCATGGTCATCGCCGCCGAGGACGCCTCGGACGAAACTCCGCCCTGGTGGGATGGGGAAGTGACCGCCGTCGAACGCCGAAGCCTCGACGTCGCCGTCCTGCAGGTGCGCCTCCCCCACGACTTCGCCTACGCTCCGGGCCAGTCCGCCGCCGTCGAGGTCCCAGCCTTGCCCCGCACCTGGCGGTACCTGAGCCCTGCGAACGCGCAGCGGGCGGACGGGACCGTCGAGTTCCACGTCCAGCTTGTCCCGGGCGGGCTCTTCAGCACCGCCGCGGTGCGGAAGACGAATCCTGGCGACGTTCTCCGCATCGGCGCCCCCGTCGGGGACCAGCTCAAGGCCGAGGCTGGCCGGGACCTCCTCCTCGTCGCCGGCGGGACGGGCCTGGCCCCGCTATCTGCAGTGCTCGACAGCGCCGCGACCCAGTGGCGCGAGAATGGCTCCGGCCCCCGGGTGGATCTCTTCCATGGGGCCCGGGTGCCTTGGAACCTCTACGACCAGCCGCGTCTGACGGCCCTGGCCGCACACGAACCCTGGTTTTCGTTCCACCCCGTCGTCTCAGACGACGCGACCTTCCCGGGCCTCAAGGGGAAGGTCGGCAGCGCCGCGGCGACGCACGCGTCGTCGTCGGGCCGACTGGCCTTGGTCTGCGGCTCGGGCCCAATGGTGGCCCACGCCGTCAGTGAGCTTGTCGGGTCCGGGGTACCGCGCGGAGACATCCGATACGAGGACTACACCGGCATCGAGGACAACTCCTCCCCAACCGGAGAAGAGCAGCTAGAAGGGACACGATGA
- a CDS encoding DUF2277 domain-containing protein codes for MCRNIHTLHNFEPAATSEEVHAAALQYVRKIAGTTKPSRANTEAFDRAVHEIAHITQHLLDDLVATTPPKNRDEEAAKARARAARSGRYATA; via the coding sequence ATGTGCCGCAACATCCACACTCTCCATAACTTCGAGCCGGCAGCCACTTCAGAAGAAGTGCATGCGGCCGCTCTGCAGTATGTGCGCAAGATCGCTGGCACGACGAAGCCGTCGAGGGCGAACACGGAGGCGTTCGACCGCGCCGTGCACGAAATCGCGCACATCACCCAGCATTTGCTCGACGATCTGGTCGCGACGACGCCGCCGAAGAATCGCGACGAGGAGGCTGCGAAGGCGCGGGCTCGGGCCGCACGCTCGGGTCGTTACGCGACAGCCTAG
- a CDS encoding globin domain-containing protein, whose translation MLSETSAPIVKATLPAVGENIQTIAQRFYEHLFEAHPELFDGVFNRGNQADGHQQQALAGSIAAYASMLLDRPGEVPEALLSRISHKHAALAVEPKQYKIVHEHLFWAIADVLGDAVTPEVAAAWDEVYWLMANTLMNLERGLYADFGGKPENIWRTWRVTEKRPETEEVVSIVVERTDERDVYPSLPGQYVTLQMPTKDGLHQPRQYSLTRADDGQHRTFAVKRVDDAGRPEGEVSTLIHDSLTVGDEIILSAPFGDVVLAEGNGPVVFASAGIGVTPYAGMLSHLAAQGSQREVLFLHAGTSPESFALRGQVTEDLESLPNARLHVWYEKPDSALADNEHEGFMDLSVLELPEDATYYLCGPLPFMQAVRSQLISRGTPARKIQYEVFGPDLWQADTE comes from the coding sequence ATGCTCTCTGAAACCTCTGCCCCGATCGTCAAGGCAACCCTCCCCGCCGTCGGCGAGAACATCCAGACCATCGCCCAACGCTTCTACGAGCACCTCTTCGAGGCGCACCCCGAACTGTTCGACGGCGTGTTCAACCGTGGGAACCAGGCCGACGGCCACCAGCAGCAGGCCCTCGCTGGCTCCATCGCCGCCTACGCGTCCATGCTCCTCGATCGGCCCGGCGAGGTCCCCGAGGCCCTCCTCTCGCGCATCAGTCACAAGCACGCCGCCCTCGCGGTTGAACCGAAGCAGTACAAGATCGTCCACGAGCATCTCTTCTGGGCCATCGCCGACGTGCTCGGCGACGCCGTCACCCCCGAGGTGGCCGCGGCCTGGGACGAGGTGTACTGGCTCATGGCCAACACGCTGATGAATCTCGAACGCGGCCTCTACGCCGACTTCGGCGGCAAGCCCGAGAACATCTGGCGCACTTGGCGTGTGACCGAGAAGCGGCCGGAAACGGAGGAAGTCGTATCAATCGTGGTCGAGCGGACTGACGAGCGCGATGTATACCCCTCGCTTCCCGGCCAATACGTCACCCTCCAGATGCCCACCAAGGACGGCTTGCACCAGCCGCGCCAGTACAGCCTCACCCGCGCGGACGACGGCCAGCACCGCACGTTCGCCGTCAAGCGAGTGGACGACGCAGGCAGGCCCGAGGGCGAGGTGTCCACCCTCATCCATGATTCCCTGACGGTAGGTGACGAGATCATTCTCTCGGCACCGTTCGGCGACGTCGTCCTGGCCGAGGGCAACGGCCCGGTCGTGTTCGCCAGCGCGGGCATCGGCGTCACCCCGTACGCCGGGATGCTCAGCCACCTCGCAGCCCAAGGTTCGCAGCGCGAGGTGCTGTTCCTGCACGCCGGGACGTCCCCGGAGAGCTTCGCCCTCCGCGGTCAGGTCACCGAAGACCTCGAGTCCCTGCCGAACGCGCGCCTCCACGTGTGGTACGAGAAGCCAGACAGCGCGCTGGCGGACAACGAGCACGAAGGGTTCATGGACCTCTCCGTCCTCGAACTGCCCGAGGACGCAACCTACTACCTCTGCGGGCCCCTGCCCTTCATGCAGGCCGTTCGCAGCCAGCTCATCAGCCGCGGGACCCCGGCCAGGAAGATCCAGTACGAGGTGTTCGGCCCCGACCTCTGGCAGGCCGACACCGAGTAG
- a CDS encoding DivIVA domain-containing protein — MSTSTHGTRISPAEVRTATFAQVEYGYDPQAVHQFLQAVSDQMSADRVQLEARETAGKDEMVKIISQAQVLAEKFVAEAEQYSKDLVASARTQYSEILRRAEQAAGNSAPGTGASASPEGNPEYHTPIEEIEYVRTYTKVAQVQLRAVIDALAEQVDRLGDVPGARPEVAAAPASA; from the coding sequence ATGAGTACCAGCACCCACGGAACCCGGATCAGCCCCGCCGAGGTCCGAACCGCTACGTTCGCCCAAGTGGAGTACGGCTACGACCCTCAGGCCGTCCACCAGTTCCTCCAGGCCGTTTCCGACCAGATGAGCGCGGACCGCGTCCAGCTCGAGGCACGAGAAACGGCTGGCAAGGACGAGATGGTCAAGATCATCAGTCAGGCCCAGGTCCTGGCGGAGAAGTTCGTCGCCGAGGCCGAACAATATTCCAAGGATCTCGTGGCCAGCGCGCGGACCCAATACAGCGAGATCCTGCGCCGAGCAGAGCAAGCAGCGGGAAACTCCGCCCCCGGCACGGGTGCGAGCGCATCACCGGAAGGCAACCCGGAGTATCACACCCCGATCGAGGAGATCGAGTACGTCCGCACGTACACGAAGGTCGCCCAAGTCCAGCTCCGCGCCGTCATCGACGCCCTGGCCGAGCAGGTGGACCGGCTCGGCGACGTCCCCGGCGCACGGCCCGAGGTCGCGGCCGCCCCGGCCTCGGCCTGA
- the rpsT gene encoding 30S ribosomal protein S20, translated as MANIKSQKKRILTNEKARQRNMAVKSELKTLIRSVNAAVEASDKDAANSALLRATKKLDKAVSKGVIHKNQAANRKSAIAKKVNAL; from the coding sequence GTGGCGAACATCAAGTCCCAGAAGAAGCGGATTCTCACCAACGAGAAGGCCCGCCAGCGCAACATGGCCGTCAAGTCCGAGCTCAAGACCCTCATCCGCTCGGTCAACGCGGCCGTCGAGGCATCCGACAAGGACGCCGCGAACTCGGCGCTGCTTCGTGCGACCAAGAAGCTCGACAAGGCTGTGAGCAAGGGCGTGATCCACAAGAACCAGGCGGCGAACCGCAAGTCGGCGATCGCCAAGAAGGTCAACGCGCTCTGA
- the holA gene encoding DNA polymerase III subunit delta: MAAAGRRAPRSGPSNSSAAGIDFRSAAPAPVVLVSGPEDYLAARAMDSIRKKARTAHPDLELTRLDAQTYAPGALLLAASPSLFGEQKYIEASGLESMNEDFLKDALAYLSAPEPDIVLVLRHAGGTRGKKLLDAVRGSGAPVVDCQPLKRDADKAAFVAAEFKGSGRRIEREAIDALVAAVGSSLAELGAACSQLQLDSTSTVDVATVEKYFGGRVEATAFKVADAALAGRAALALSTFRHAVETGVDPVPIVAAVGSKLRTLAKVAGENGSAQSIARTLGLQPWLVEQAQRDIRGWTPKSLATAIRAVAEADAEVKGLARDPAYAVERALAVVSASARAR; this comes from the coding sequence ATGGCGGCCGCAGGACGGCGAGCCCCGAGATCGGGGCCCTCGAACTCCTCCGCAGCTGGGATCGATTTCAGGAGCGCCGCTCCCGCTCCGGTTGTTCTCGTCTCCGGGCCCGAGGACTACCTTGCGGCGCGAGCCATGGATTCCATACGGAAAAAGGCGCGCACCGCGCATCCCGATCTTGAGCTCACGCGTCTCGATGCCCAGACGTACGCACCCGGCGCGCTCCTGCTCGCGGCGTCCCCGTCACTGTTCGGCGAGCAGAAGTACATCGAGGCGAGCGGCCTCGAATCGATGAACGAGGACTTCCTCAAGGACGCTCTGGCCTACCTCTCCGCTCCGGAGCCGGACATTGTCCTCGTCCTTCGGCACGCCGGCGGAACCCGCGGGAAGAAGCTCCTCGACGCCGTGCGCGGCTCGGGGGCGCCAGTCGTCGACTGCCAGCCGCTCAAGAGGGACGCGGACAAGGCGGCCTTCGTCGCCGCCGAATTCAAGGGGTCCGGGCGCCGGATCGAGCGCGAGGCAATCGACGCCCTCGTAGCAGCAGTTGGCAGCAGCCTGGCGGAACTGGGGGCGGCATGCAGTCAGCTTCAGCTCGATTCGACGTCGACCGTGGACGTCGCAACCGTCGAGAAGTACTTCGGCGGACGGGTCGAGGCGACCGCCTTCAAGGTGGCTGACGCCGCACTCGCCGGCCGCGCCGCCTTAGCGCTGTCCACCTTCCGACATGCCGTCGAGACCGGAGTGGACCCCGTTCCGATCGTCGCCGCCGTCGGTTCGAAGCTGCGGACGCTCGCGAAGGTGGCGGGCGAGAACGGCTCTGCCCAGAGCATCGCGCGAACGCTCGGTCTGCAGCCTTGGCTTGTGGAGCAGGCTCAGCGCGACATCCGGGGGTGGACACCGAAGAGCCTCGCGACGGCCATCCGAGCCGTCGCCGAGGCCGACGCCGAAGTCAAGGGACTCGCCCGGGACCCGGCTTACGCCGTCGAGCGGGCCCTCGCCGTCGTGAGTGCATCCGCGCGAGCCCGCTGA
- a CDS encoding serine hydrolase domain-containing protein: MALRPRTAASLLLTLLLTGCQYSGSTSSSTPSPTLSPAIAPLDEQARLFIGSGAVSAVVQVEWPGGQWSHAYGVRDLATKDPAQPVDRVSVGSVTETFTAVTVLKLVDDRLIGLDDPVNSLIPGFEAELHPPGPITVRELLGQTSGIPSYIPASMGGVDFRPALAQPLTLEQALRDAGGQPWPASGVGQFQWDETNYIALGLLVQTLRKKPFPDVLNEEVIAPLGLAHTSTARLDLSQKDILHGYMTLHGQRIDTTDNIHQAGSSSEGIISTAADVDTFLGALFGGRLLSPTSVAAMEKGASPAPYALGIWKGPQGCTSSGSFHLAGNQEDALTSGVSSSDGKYTATMAVVPPPLPGTPEDPSGDRQRSSIGEQMQSALSETVNSLCAER; this comes from the coding sequence ATGGCTCTCCGACCGCGAACGGCGGCCAGCCTGCTTCTCACGCTCCTGCTCACAGGATGCCAGTATTCGGGCTCGACCTCGTCATCCACACCGAGCCCAACTCTTTCTCCCGCGATCGCTCCCCTCGATGAGCAGGCACGGCTCTTCATCGGCAGCGGTGCCGTCTCCGCCGTCGTCCAAGTGGAGTGGCCCGGCGGCCAGTGGTCGCACGCCTACGGGGTGCGGGATCTCGCGACCAAGGACCCGGCCCAGCCGGTGGACCGGGTGTCGGTGGGCAGCGTGACTGAGACGTTCACCGCGGTCACGGTGCTCAAGCTCGTCGACGACCGACTCATCGGCCTCGACGACCCGGTCAACAGCCTCATCCCCGGATTCGAGGCAGAACTGCACCCGCCCGGGCCGATCACCGTCCGGGAGCTTCTCGGCCAGACCTCCGGCATCCCCAGCTACATCCCGGCCTCGATGGGCGGCGTCGACTTCCGCCCGGCCCTCGCCCAGCCGCTGACGCTCGAGCAGGCCCTCCGCGACGCCGGTGGCCAGCCATGGCCCGCGAGCGGCGTCGGCCAGTTCCAATGGGACGAGACCAACTACATCGCCCTGGGCCTGCTCGTCCAGACGCTGCGGAAGAAGCCCTTCCCCGACGTGCTCAACGAGGAGGTCATCGCCCCGCTCGGCCTGGCGCACACGTCCACGGCCCGGCTCGACCTGTCGCAGAAGGACATCCTCCACGGGTACATGACGCTGCACGGCCAGAGGATCGACACCACCGACAACATCCACCAGGCCGGCTCCTCCAGCGAAGGCATCATCTCCACCGCGGCCGACGTGGACACCTTCCTCGGTGCCCTCTTCGGCGGCCGGCTTCTCTCACCCACCTCGGTGGCGGCGATGGAGAAGGGTGCCTCGCCCGCGCCCTACGCCCTCGGGATCTGGAAGGGCCCACAGGGCTGCACGAGCAGCGGATCCTTCCACCTAGCGGGCAACCAGGAGGACGCCCTCACGTCGGGGGTCTCCAGCAGCGACGGGAAGTACACGGCAACCATGGCCGTCGTCCCGCCCCCGCTGCCGGGAACCCCGGAAGACCCAAGCGGCGACCGGCAGCGCAGCTCGATCGGCGAGCAGATGCAGTCCGCCCTCAGCGAGACGGTCAACAGCCTCTGCGCCGAGCGATGA
- a CDS encoding S53 family peptidase, which yields MRKILAAGATALLFLGLVAPTAWAAPGPDPHSERSRPICPAPLTSEGQCTARQAVDAAGRAITNAAAPPSTALTPAQLQGAYGLAGLSAGGKTIAIVDAYGYPNLERDLAVYRSQFKLPPCTTANGCLTIRNQSGGTKLPRFDLGWAQEQALDVDAVSAACPDCSIAVFQASAQSLTDLGTAVQTAAHLPGVVAVSNSYAFHDAPDSTYGTYYDHPGVAVTASAGDWGYKGAYYPASSSYAVGVGGTSLVQATNARGWNETAWSGTGSGCSSFNAALPPASAFNTGCPGRAMNDVSAVSDPNNGGLAVYYPTSSAKSTWSQLGGTSEASPIIASVFALSGRTGSNSTPANWIPYTSASNLFDVTAGSNGACSPTQWCTAGAGWDGPTGLGTPNGVGGF from the coding sequence ATGAGGAAGATCCTTGCAGCTGGGGCTACGGCTCTGCTGTTCCTAGGCCTCGTCGCCCCCACTGCCTGGGCTGCTCCGGGGCCGGACCCGCACTCCGAGCGCTCCCGTCCGATCTGTCCCGCGCCACTCACCAGCGAAGGTCAGTGCACGGCGCGTCAGGCGGTGGACGCGGCGGGGAGGGCGATCACGAACGCGGCTGCCCCGCCCTCCACGGCGCTCACCCCGGCCCAGCTGCAGGGCGCCTACGGGCTCGCAGGCCTATCGGCCGGCGGCAAGACCATCGCAATCGTGGACGCATACGGCTATCCGAACCTAGAACGTGATCTGGCTGTCTACCGGTCCCAGTTCAAACTCCCGCCCTGCACGACGGCAAACGGCTGCCTCACCATCCGCAATCAGAGCGGAGGCACAAAGCTGCCGCGCTTCGACCTCGGCTGGGCGCAGGAGCAGGCGCTCGACGTCGATGCCGTCTCCGCAGCCTGCCCCGACTGCAGCATCGCGGTGTTTCAGGCGAGTGCGCAGAGTCTCACCGACCTCGGCACCGCCGTCCAGACAGCAGCGCACCTCCCCGGCGTCGTTGCCGTCTCCAATTCCTACGCCTTCCATGACGCCCCCGACTCGACCTATGGGACCTACTACGACCATCCTGGCGTCGCCGTGACCGCAAGTGCCGGCGATTGGGGCTACAAGGGCGCGTACTACCCCGCGTCCTCGAGCTATGCCGTTGGCGTGGGCGGGACCTCGCTCGTGCAGGCCACGAACGCCAGAGGTTGGAACGAGACCGCATGGAGCGGAACAGGGTCAGGCTGCTCAAGCTTCAACGCTGCCCTGCCACCCGCATCGGCTTTCAACACCGGCTGCCCGGGTCGGGCCATGAACGACGTGTCGGCCGTGTCGGACCCGAACAACGGCGGCCTCGCCGTCTACTACCCGACCTCCTCCGCCAAGTCGACCTGGAGCCAACTCGGTGGCACGAGCGAGGCCTCGCCTATCATCGCCTCGGTGTTCGCCCTCAGCGGCAGAACAGGCTCGAACTCGACGCCCGCAAACTGGATCCCGTACACCAGCGCCTCGAACCTCTTTGATGTCACGGCTGGCTCAAACGGCGCGTGCTCGCCAACTCAATGGTGCACGGCTGGGGCTGGCTGGGACGGGCCCACCGGCCTCGGCACGCCTAACGGGGTAGGGGGCTTCTAG